CTAAATTCAGTAAACGATATGCCAGCACCTTCTCTGTCAATTCGTTGCTTAACCGATTCTTTTTGGATCATCGCATTAACACTAAAATGTTTCCCCACATCACGTAAAAATGAAATGGCATCCATCTTACTGATCCAATCTAAATTGTTGACCACTTCAGCTGCATTTTTAGCATCACCAAATTTAATAAAAGCACTGACTTGCGCTTTTATTTTAGCCACCCAATTCTCAACAACATCATCGGTGTTTAATTTACGCTCAGCAGCCTTAAAACTAGGATCGCCAATAAGTCCCGTTGCCCCGCCGACTAAAGCCAGTGGCTTATGACCTGCATCTTGAAAACGCTTTAGCGTTAACAAAGGAACTAAACTACCAATATGTAAACTATCGGCCGTTGGATCAAAACCACAATACAGAGTACGACAACCACTTGATAAATGTTCATGCAATTCTTCGTCGGCAGTAGTTTGCGCAATCAGACCGCGCGCTTTTAAATCTTCAAGTAATGTATTCATGTTTTAGATCCTTGATCTTTATTTATTTAATATATTTAAAATATATTACACAGTTAAGGCGCACAACAAAACCATTGTCTGAAGATCTTAGCAATAATATGCTAACATTATGACTTTATTAAAACGTTAACGAGTAAAAAAGATGAAAATCGGCATTATTGGCGCAATGGATGAAGAAATTGCGATCCTAAAAGAAAAAATCAGTGATCTTGAAAGTATCACTATTGCAGGTTGTGAGTTTCATAAAGGCACACTGTATGGCCAAAATGTTATTTTAACTTTATCAGGTATTGGTAAAGTGGCGGCCAGCGTTGCAACCACTTTATTACTCGACAAATTTAAACCCGATCACATTATTAATACGGGATCTGCCGGCGGTTTTGATAGCCAGCTAAATGTGGGTGACATTGTTATCTCGAATGAAGTGCGTTTTCATGATGTAGACCTAACCGCTTTTGGCTACGAAATTGGACAAATGGCGCAATTACCGCCAGCATTTACTGCAGATCCCATGCTTATCTCACTGGCGCAGAACGCTGCAAACAGTTTAAATCATTTAAAAGTGATCAAAGGTTTAATTTGTAGCGGTGATATTTTTATGGCGGATCCTAAAAAAGCCGATATCGCCCGTCAAAACTTCCCAGACATGGCGGCCTGTGAGATGGAAGCTGCCGCTATTGCACAAGTTTGTTATCAATTTAAAGTGCCGTTTGTGATCATTCGCGCTCTCTCGGATATTGCTGGTAAGAAATCAGAAGTTTCTTTTGAAAAGTTTTTACCGATTGCTGCTAAAAATTCATCTGCTCTCATTGAAGAAATGCTAAAACGGATAGCTTAATGCCAGAATTTATCGCGTTTGTTGAATTATACCGCGCTTACTTTAGTTTTATAAGTGTCGCGCTATTGTCTTTGTTTATTTCTTTACCCAAAGATCTCAATCCACTTAGTGCGATTGAGTTAATATTTCAACAAATCGCGAAAAAAGTAAATTTAGATAGTCGCAGTGATAGCTATAAAAAAATGGCCAGTTTGTTATCCATTGCGCTTATCTTTTTCCCTGTTTTTTTAATCATAAGCCAACTCTATAATGTCGTTTTTCAACCTCTCATATTAGACTTTTTGATCTTATTTATTTTATTGTCATGGCACGATAAAAAAATAGTTTATCAACAAATCAGCCAAGCGCTTGTAAATAAAAATTTAGCCAGCGCCAAATACAAATTAGCACAATTAACCCGCCGTGATACAAAACCACTTTCTTTAATGGGCATCAATAAAGCGAGTATTGAATCGATGGTATTACAATTTAGTGCTTCTTGGTTTGCGGTGATTTTTTGGTATTTATTAACAGGCATCTATGGAGCACTATTTTATCGTATTGTTCAAATTTGCGCGCAACAATGGAATAGTAAGCAACAAGAATATGATGCTATCGCAGTTATTCCTTCTGTTTTATATAACATTTTATTGTTTCCCATTCATTTACTAGTGGGTTTTACATTTGCTTTATACGATAGGCCTCTACACAATATCACTTCTAAATTTAAACAAAGTACACATTGGCATCACTTTTCATCGGGATTAATGCTGGCAAGTTTCGCCTTTAGCATGAAATTAGGTTTAGGGGGTGTACGTATTTATGGTAAGCAAAAAATAACCTATCCAGAGCTCGGTACGGGAGAGTCACCTAAAATTGAACACGTGGCATTATCCTTACAACGGATCAGTTTAAGTGCCTGGTTTTGGCTGTACTGCATCACAGGGTATACTTTCTTTCCTTTATTGTTAGATCTTTTTAGAGCGCAGCACTAAATAGCAGACAAAAAAATACCCTTAGCAATGTGCATAAGGGTATAAAATTATAAAATAACGACAGACTTATTTAATCGCTAATAATTCCACTTCAAAAATCAGTGTTGTATGTGGGCCAATAGCAGCACCGGCGCCACGCTCACCATAAGCAAGAGCCGCGGGAATAGCTAACTTAAATTTAGATCCGACAGGCATAAGTTGTAATGCTTCAGTCCAACCTGCAATCACACCACCGACAGGGAACTCGGTAGGTTGGCCACGATCAACTGAACTATCAAAAATAGATCCATCAATTAATGTACCATGGTAATGAACGCTAACCGTTGATTCAGCCGTTGGTTTTTCACCGTCACCCATCACCAATACTTCATACTGTAAACCAGAGTCTGTAATTGTAATGCCGTCTTTTTTTGCATTTTCAGCTAAGAAAGCTTCGCCTTGCGCGCCTAATATTTTAGCTTGCTCTTCTGCAACAGCTTGCATTTTAGCTGAAATCATTTGGAAGGCATCTTGTAATTCTTGTTGTGACACTTTACTTTCCTCACCAGAGAATGCATCTGCAATACCGGCAGCAACGGCAGAGATATCTAAACCATCAAAAGGCTGTGCTTTTAACTGTTCGCCCATCTGCAAACCAATACCGTAACTTGCTTGTAGTTCTTGTGTCGTAAGTTGTAATTCAGACATATTATTCTCTTTAAAAAGTAATTGAGCACCTAAAATGACATTATATTTTATACTTATCGTCATCTCTTAACGCTAAAATATAATGAATTAACACTCTATATGGGGGGATATTTTGATTTTTAAAGGCATATTAATCAATTAATTTTATTAATGTGCACTGCTTAGCCTCGCACAAAAAATATAATAGGCCATGTTTTTTTAAGTAAAAAAAAGACCATCACGAGGATAGTCTTCTTTATAAATCTAACATCAATGCTAAATTTAATCGTTATTATTTACTTAAGTCATCAAAAAATGTTTTAATATTATTTAAAAAACCTTCTGATTTTGGCTTATGTTTTTTAGGACTAGAAGCACAACTACTTTCAAATTCTTTTAATAGTTCACGCTGCTTGGCAGACAATTTCACTGGTGTTTCAATGATGACTTTACACATTAAATCACCCGTCGCATGGCTACGCACAGACTTAACGCCTTTATTACGCATGCGGTACATACGTCCCGTTTGTGTTTCTGCTGAAATTTTCAATTTTACCCGTCCGTCTAAGGTCGGGACTTCAATTTCACCACCTAATGCAGCCTCACTGAAACTGATTGGCACTTCACAATATAAATTATTGCCATCACGAACAAAAACATCGTGCTCACGCACATGCATCTGCACATAAAGGTCACCTGCTGGCGCCCCTTTTTCGCCCGCTTCACCCTCGCCACTTAAGCGAATACGATCACCGGTATCGACGCCCGCTGGGATTTTAACACTGAGTGTTTTAGTGCGTTCATAACGTCCTTCACCATGGCACTTATTACAAGGATCTGTAATAATTTTACCCGCACCATGACAGGTTGGACAGGTTTGATTAACCGCAAAAAAGCCTTGGCGCATTTGCACTTGACCTTGGCCATGACACGTTGAACACGTTCTAACATCTGAGCCTTTCTTCGCGCCAGAGCCATTACATTGTTCACAATGAACCAAGGTAGGAACTTGAATGTCTTTACTAACACCATGAACGGCTTCTTCAAGGGAAAGTTCCATATTGTAACGCAGATCAGATCCTTGCTGAGGACGTTGTGCTCCACCGCGCCCACCACCAAAAATATCACCAAAAATGTCATCAAAACCACCGCCACCAAAACCACCACCAAAGCCACCTTGACCTTGTTGATTAACGCCTTCATGACCATATTGGTCAAAAGAGGCTTTGGTTTGTGCGTTATTAAGAATTTCGTAAGCTTCTTTTACTTCTTTAAACTTTTCTTCAAGGGCAACATCCCCTTTGGTACGATCAGGATGATATTTCATCGCAAGACGTTTATAAGCCTTTTTGACCTCTTTACCAGTTGCACTGCGGCTTATTCCAAGTACTTCATAACAATCACGTTTTGACATTTTTGACTCTCAAATCTCTTACCTACAAACAATAACGCGGATCATAGATAAATCCATAACCCGCGTCATTCATTAAATAATTAACTCAGTTAATTATTTTTTATCATCTTTCACTTCTTCAAACTCAGCATCAACGATATCATCGTCTTGCTTCGCTTTTTCTTCACTCGGTGCATCGCCCGCTTTTTCTTTTTGTTGCGCAATTTCACCTAGTTTTTGAGACGCTTCTGCAAGAGCGGTTGTTTTCGCTTCAATTTCGCTCTTATCTTCCGCTTTTGATGCTTCTTCTAGATCTTTGATAGCAGCTTCGATTTTTTCTTTCTCGTCACTTGCTAGCGCATCGCCCGCTTCCGTAATTTGTTTTTTAGTGGCATGAACTAAAGCATCAGCTTGGTTACGCGCTGTAACGACTTCTTCAAATAGTTTATCCGCTTCTACATTTGCTTCAGCATCTTGTACCATTTTTTCAATTTCATCATCACTTAAACCAGAGCTTGATTTGATAGTGATATGTTGCTCTTGATTCGTATCTTTATCTTTTGCAGATACATGTAAAATACCATCGGCATCCATATCAAAAGTCACTTCAATTTGAGGAGCACCACGCGTTGCTGCGCGAATACCTTCAAGATTAAATTGGCCTAATGATTTGTTGTCCGCAGCACGTTTACGCTCACCTTGTAAGATGTGGATAGTTACTGCGCTTTGATTATCTTCAGCCGTTGAGAATGTTTGTGATTGCTTCGTTGGGATAGTCGTGTTTTTAGTAATAACGTTAGTCATTACACCACCCATGGTTTCAATACCCATAGATAATGGCGTAACATCTAATAATAATACGTCTGTTTTCTCACCAGAAAGTAC
The sequence above is a segment of the Psychromonas sp. CNPT3 genome. Coding sequences within it:
- a CDS encoding FKBP-type peptidyl-prolyl cis-trans isomerase → MSELQLTTQELQASYGIGLQMGEQLKAQPFDGLDISAVAAGIADAFSGEESKVSQQELQDAFQMISAKMQAVAEEQAKILGAQGEAFLAENAKKDGITITDSGLQYEVLVMGDGEKPTAESTVSVHYHGTLIDGSIFDSSVDRGQPTEFPVGGVIAGWTEALQLMPVGSKFKLAIPAALAYGERGAGAAIGPHTTLIFEVELLAIK
- a CDS encoding cobalamin biosynthesis protein encodes the protein MPEFIAFVELYRAYFSFISVALLSLFISLPKDLNPLSAIELIFQQIAKKVNLDSRSDSYKKMASLLSIALIFFPVFLIISQLYNVVFQPLILDFLILFILLSWHDKKIVYQQISQALVNKNLASAKYKLAQLTRRDTKPLSLMGINKASIESMVLQFSASWFAVIFWYLLTGIYGALFYRIVQICAQQWNSKQQEYDAIAVIPSVLYNILLFPIHLLVGFTFALYDRPLHNITSKFKQSTHWHHFSSGLMLASFAFSMKLGLGGVRIYGKQKITYPELGTGESPKIEHVALSLQRISLSAWFWLYCITGYTFFPLLLDLFRAQH
- the dnaJ gene encoding molecular chaperone DnaJ, with translation MSKRDCYEVLGISRSATGKEVKKAYKRLAMKYHPDRTKGDVALEEKFKEVKEAYEILNNAQTKASFDQYGHEGVNQQGQGGFGGGFGGGGFDDIFGDIFGGGRGGAQRPQQGSDLRYNMELSLEEAVHGVSKDIQVPTLVHCEQCNGSGAKKGSDVRTCSTCHGQGQVQMRQGFFAVNQTCPTCHGAGKIITDPCNKCHGEGRYERTKTLSVKIPAGVDTGDRIRLSGEGEAGEKGAPAGDLYVQMHVREHDVFVRDGNNLYCEVPISFSEAALGGEIEVPTLDGRVKLKISAETQTGRMYRMRNKGVKSVRSHATGDLMCKVIIETPVKLSAKQRELLKEFESSCASSPKKHKPKSEGFLNNIKTFFDDLSK
- the mtnN gene encoding 5'-methylthioadenosine/S-adenosylhomocysteine nucleosidase, which codes for MKIGIIGAMDEEIAILKEKISDLESITIAGCEFHKGTLYGQNVILTLSGIGKVAASVATTLLLDKFKPDHIINTGSAGGFDSQLNVGDIVISNEVRFHDVDLTAFGYEIGQMAQLPPAFTADPMLISLAQNAANSLNHLKVIKGLICSGDIFMADPKKADIARQNFPDMAACEMEAAAIAQVCYQFKVPFVIIRALSDIAGKKSEVSFEKFLPIAAKNSSALIEEMLKRIA